The sequence ctgcattgcaggcggattctttacctgctgcaCCATCAGAACTGGAGATGGTGGTTTCTCCTGGAGCAGGGTTGTCATCTGCAAGAGGGGAGGGGCCTGTGTGGTCAGTTGAAAAACTACCCACAAGGTTGTAAATGTGTCCCCTTGTatggctgaagcaactttgcagatgtgattattgaccttgagatggggaggggggtggggattGGGCTCTAAATGGCATCCCTTGGTAAGAGGAAGACAGGGTGTCAATGTGACCCTGGAGGCAGAGATTAGAGTGGTGCGGCCATGAGCCAGGGGACAAtggcagcttctagaagctggaagaggcctGTAACTGATTTTCTTCTGGAGTCTCCAGAAGAAAGaacctgccccagccctgcccacaccttggtCTCAAGACTACGGGCTTCTGACCTCTAGAGCCGtgagagaataaatatatattgttgtAAATCACCACAGCCAATGATTCAGTACCTCATGTAGCAGCCTGAAGACTGGCCCTCAAAGATATCAGGTCCTCATCCCTGGAACCTGCAAATATTACCTTGTTTTGGAAAAAGAATCTTGGCAgctgtgattaagttaaggacctGAGATGGGGAGATGACCCTGGGTTATCCGGATATGCCCTGAGTGCCATCACATGTGTCCTtagaaaaggaaagcagagagaggTTTGATACACTTAGGAAGAAGGTCATGTGAACACAGACACAGAGGTCAGAatgatgcagccacaagccaaaGGATACCCGAGGTCacggaagctggaagaggcaggagagATCCTTCTGGAGCCTTCAGAGAGGtcacagccctgcccacaccttcaCGTCAGCCCAGTGGTACCCATTTTGGACTTGTGGCCTCTAGAACTGTGGAAGAATACATTCCTACTGTTGGTAAATTTGTTACAACAGCCACAGAAAACTTAGAATATAAGAGCAGTAGGAAACTATTACAACAGGCAGAGGGCTTTGGAAATAAAGTTGTTTCATATGATACAGTGTTTCACTAGTAAAACAATCTAGAGAACCTTCAGAAAGCTACCATCGTTACCCCCGATTTCTGAAGTGGACTAAGGAACAAAGATAAAATTGGGATGGGGGCAAGGTATCAAGAAACCAGCAGACAATGCTGGCTGACTTTCAGCTACACAAGGCACTGTCCTCCAGTAGAAGTAGGAAGTCAGCTTCTACCAGGGCAGACAGGCGTTTTCTAGACCTGAGTACCAAGTCCACTCCTGGCCGAGAGAGTCACCTTCCTGTCATCTCATCAGGCACAGAAAGAGCACCAGAGATTCTGATATACCCAGTCTGGTCATAGCAGGCTCTGTAGGATATGACAGCTGCCTGGGCAAGGCCACTCTGGCTTATAGGCACAGCATAAAAGCAAGACCTTGCATGAACACAGTCCAGAATGGAGCAGTGTCTGAGCCAGCAAAGACCAGACCCCATCATGGAGTcagagctgctgctgctcttgCCAGAGACAGCTTTAACCTGGCTCAGTCTTCACACCTTCTAGGTAAGAGTTACTAAAACAGTGATCCCAGAATCACCCCTGCTCCCTGAGAGTGTTGAACACAGCAGAGTGTTCTTGCACAAGGTAGTCTGAATCCTTTCCAGCATCCTCTGGAAATGTCCATGTTTCTCGACCTTGCGCACTCTCTCTCACTGTGATGAGTCAGCTGAGTTCCTGATGACCTGTGATTGACAGCAGTGAGAGCACCTTTGGGCTGCCTTGCCTAGGACGGATAAAGGCTGGAGCAACAGCCTTTGGACCGAAGTGGACTTTGGAACTCTTCCttgtctctgtcttcctctccgCAGTGACTCAGAGGCCTCTGTGCCTGGGCTGGCTCCACTGTTCCCAtgggaaaggagagtgaaagaagcTATATTCCACACTTGATTTTTAGACTGAGGCAGGAAAGGGATGGTAGGATTTAAAGCCAAAACTTGATGGGCAGGAACCAGCCTTTTTTGAGAACAATATGTGAGATTTCAGAGATCTGAAGAAGGAGGGTGCAGACCCAAATATTCCATCAAAGCTGGAACAGATGGAGCCAGACCCTGACTGTTGAATTTAGGCTGATTGGGGAGCAAAGGTTGGGGATCAGTGGTCAGAGGTGAGGAGGGACGGGGCCAGCCTGACCCTCGCCAGGGCAGGGATCCCTATTGGGCACCCACTGCCTATGTGAGAGGTGGCTCCCATTGCTACCATCAACCCATCTGCCTGCTGCCAGCAGGAGCATCTACAACAACAACCGTCCTGTTCTGAGGCTTTGTCAGCCTCAACCACTAGGTCAGCATATTGACGACACCCCTGGTGAAGGTTGGGGCCCCAAGAGAAGAGAGGTCTGAGAGCACATAGGGAGCAGCAAGTGAACATGGGGTTCCACCCTCCCGGTGTGTTTTAGGGCACGTCCCCTGCCCCCCATGACAGCTTGGCTACCTCCCCCCAGTTCCCCGATACATGCAGCTTCATGCTTGCTTTTCAAATTCACATTTACTTTGATGACACACTTCTCCCGCAAAGGGAAACATCTCTATCTTCCTCTCTTTGGCAAAACAAATACTATCAAGCCCGTAATTGACATTTTTTGCAGATTCAATATTTGCCTGGATCATTCCTCATCAAAGTTGTAAACTGTCTAGGAAATTACTCTGCATTGCAGTAATTTTCACAGGGCAATTGAAGACATAATTGTACATAATGCATTTTGAATGTAGACGCTTGAAAAGACAATTACAAACAGCTGGGACACAATTTGGTGTTCTTGTTTATACTGGGGGGTGGATTTTGCCAGCAGAGAAGCCACAGGAGAAAATGGTGAAGTTTGAGAACAGTTTCTCCAGGGTTCAATTTACATTTCAGTTATGATTTCTGTGTTCTCACCACCAGAACATGCATACTTGTACGTAATACATTTTATATTGCATGAGTGCTGTCACTTCaatcatctccgactctttgtgatcctatggactatacccaccaggctcctctgtctattgggattctctaggcaagaatactggagtgggttgccatgccctcctccaggcgattttcccaacccagggatcaaaccgagatctcctgcattggtagacaggttctttaccactagcgccactgtattagggtttatttttatttcacaggAATGCTACTTTGATAACACTTTCTACTATGAAGCATAACTTATTTTCTCGTGTGAGCCCTGGAGCTGCTATAACAGATCGCCACAAACTAGggggcttaaaacaatagaaatctacctctcacagttctggagaccagagTCTGAATCCAGGTGTGGGCAGAGCTCTcttctgcctcttccagcttctggtggccccAGGGGTCCTTCAATTAAACAATGAAAAGGGACAGAAGGGGCCTGGTTTAGCCTTGCGACCAGGCATctctctccagcctcctcccctccaccTGGGGAACCTGCACCTTGTACTTCTTTGTACCCTTCAAGGGTGGGGAGAAGGGCTTGCATTCAGGATGGACTCCTCCTCTTTTCTGCTGGTCGCGGTCAGGGAAGTGACACCCCACCTCAGCTGTCTGACTTCGTGGTCAGCAGGTCAGCTCTTCACTCTCCTTTCTTCATCCACTGCCCAACAGAGAGAAGGATGCGACAGTCCGCCAGCAAGTCCTCCCAGGCCCGAAGCCCCTTGCAGAGAGACTGTCCCCTCCAGGCTTACCTGCTATGTCCTCACCTGCTCTCCTGTGGACATTTGTCCCCTTCATGCCCAGGGGGCTGGGTGACCAGCAGCAGCTAAGCTCATTCCTCCTCTCCAGGCCACAGTTCCACCATCTCTGAAGGTGTCGCtttctttaaatttctaaaaacctgtaaatcagggacttccctggtggtccagtggttaagactccacacttccactgccaggggtgtgggttcaatccttggctggggaatgaagatcccacatgccaggtggTACAGCCCAAAGAGCAAACAAAAACTATAAATTActaacagaaaccaaagacatctgggtgttttctcttctctgaaagttatttttttaatctgttgttGCATCTTCCATCTGCCACAAGAGAGCCAAGCCACAGAACCAGGAAGGAGGCCCTGCCGGGAGTGTTGGCAGGGTCAGCTCCAGTCTTGACGTCACTCGTGCTGGGCAGTGATGCCCCATGCATTGGGGCCAGAGCACCTCCCACTCGTCCTGTACAGACACAGGCCGGACAGCTGCCTCTTCAGGCCCCACTGTCTGCCTCTGCGTTCTTTTCAGGAAAAGGCATCCTTTCACCCTGTGGTTCAGGTCAGGGACACAGCCCTGTTGGCAATGCCAGGTACTAGCACTGACTCTGGTGACTGAAATAGGCAATAAAGCAAATGGGATCAAGGGCGATGGAAGTACACAAAACCAGAAAGAAGCAGCCAACGAGTCTACCAAGAAACAAGTATACTTTTTATTGTCAAGAAACATCGATTCTTAAACAACAGTGTTCGCTTCACTCTTAGCTGAAAACGGCTCTGAGTGACATTCTCTTGCCAGTCTGGACGTGGTGTAACCGTGCTGCAGTGTATTCACTGTAACTAGAAATATCTTTGGCATTTTCTTCCCTTAGCGTCGTAACTCGTAAAACATTTGTACAAAAAAATgtagatttacagaaaatatgcatataaatcaCTTATCCTGAAACGTAGTAAATAACGTAGCAAAAACTTGATCAAATCCGTTTCATACACAAGCTGGACAGATTGGTTGTGCATAATCTCTAACTTATCTATGGTGTTTTATAAATTAGTGCTTTGACATTAAAAAGGAGGTTTATAAAAAGACCCCTCATAGTGTCGAAAATTCTTAACTTCTCTCTCCATTCCCACTTTTTGTAGTCCCTAGAATTTATACTCATCACAAACATCACCATTCTTATAAAAAGtagttattttaagaaaaaagttgcACTGCAATCATGATACGTTACATTCAAAATTCCATGTTATCCAGAGTTCTTCCCTTTATAAACACATGTCTGAAATAAGAGCCCATGCCCATCCATGCAGAAGTATCTGGTAAGCAGGGTACCAGCCTCAGTTTCATTGCCCAGGGCCACGTGGTCACCCCGACACTGGCGGGCGTCTGGATCCAGAGTGGCCTCCCCCTCCCGTCTGTGCCCCTCCTCTGCCTTGTACCCTCCTCAAGAGACTTTGCAGTTGTTTCTGGAGCAGCGTCTGGGGGGGCTCTGGGGGAGGTGGGTGCCCTTTGCTTTTCGGAGGCTGGTCCTCTTGTGGCCGGAGCTGGTGGCAAGGGAGCAGGGGCGGCCATGCAGCATCCTGGCATTCAGGCCGGTGGCCATCGAGAAGGACTTGAGGTGGCTCCTGAGGGCCGTGGGCAGCGGCAGCCTGTCCACCAAGTGCACAGGCGTGCAGGACACCACTGCCCGGCAGCACAGGTCCTGCAAGCTCAGTActtgggagagaaaagaaaacctggtTCATTTGTGTTGTCCTGGGCGTGGGGGCAACGCTGGGGCAGCAGGACACCTGTCCACCCTTCTCTCTGGGACTCTGGGGCAAGGTGTCAAGTCCCAGTCTCCCACCCTGTGCCTACATGTGGCGATTAGAGATGGGTGGTCCTGCTTCCGTCTCCTTAAACCCAGTTTGCCTCCAAACTTGAGACCACCACTGTCTCTCCCACTGGGTCTGAGAGATGAGTTCTGCCCGGTGACGGCCAATGAGGTCTCCTCAGGATTAATGCAACCAGCTTTTGGGGCTTGAGGCCAAGGGCTTCAGGAAATGTGCTTCCCAACTGAGTAGCTGACCCAAAAAATGTGTGTTATCAGCTTTATAAAGACATACTGGAGAATACACCAGAAAAGCAAATGCTGTCACTTATATTTCACCTACATCATTCGTTTTATAACGGAGTCAGAGTCCCTGCTCAGATAAAGCAGGGCTTCCAAGGGGCCTGCTGGGAGCAGAGACTGTGTCTCACCCTTGGTGCGGTCAGGGCACTCCTCAACCCCTGGAGGATCAGACAGAAGAAACACAACCCAGGGCTTTGGCTCCTTTTAGAATCCTGATAATTTTCAGAACAGTGCTGCTCAACTAGGGGCGATTTTGACTCCCTAGGTCATTCGGCAAAGTCTAGAGACATTGATGGTTTTCACAAATGGGGACAGGGAGACCAAGGATGCAGCTCACCCACAGCATAGGAGACGCCCCCACCAGAGGACACTCCATCCCAAGTGGCTCTAATGCCAAGGGGCAGAAGCTCCGATTTATGAGAATGGAGACAGCGACCTGGGGGCAGGTCCTGGGAGGGTGAGCGCTGCGGGGCTGCCGGGCAGCCTGGAGGAGCACCTACCCTTGCTCGGCCTCCAGAGCCGGTCCATCCCATGCCGCAGCAGCACGATCCTGGCCAGCTCCATGAAGGACTCAGTGATGTTGAAATTGCACAGCGGGCTGACCTCAAAGAATGTCACACCCAGGCGCTCCGCGTAGGCCTGGGCCTGCTCTGTGGGGACCTGCCGCTTGAAGGCCAGGTGCAGGCGGTTCCCCACCAGGATCTTAGGGACCCCAGGGGCATGCTACAGGGTGACAAAGAGGCAAGGAAAGTGGGTCAGGTGCAAGCTTGTTGTTGGTATGACAGGTGTCCTGGGGTGATATCCACCTAGAACTTCAGAGTATGTCCTTTTTTTGAAAGTAGGGGCTTTGCAGATggaattagttaagatgaggtcttgGGGTAGACCCGACATCCCATTACTGTGTCCTTTTAAGAAGGGGAGAGGACACAGGACCCCAGAGCAGAGATGGATTGAGGCGTCCACAGGTCAAGGACCAGGGACGGTCAGTAACaccagaagctggaggaggcaggaaggatcCTCCTCTCAAACAGAGggagccaacaccttgattttggactttgaCCCCAGAACTCAGAGACTGAGTTTCCTTTGTGTTCAGCCACACAGTCTGTGGTGAGCTGTTACAGCCACCCCAGGACACTCACAACAGTGGGTGGGACTGACCACTTGACGTCCCCATTGGCAGCTGGGCTGCTCAGGGTGCCAGCAGGCAGCAGCCTAGTCACCACTGGTCAACCCACCTGACTGTGTGCAGGGCCTCATCCTGTGCTAGGAGGCGACATGTCCTCCCTGCTGTGGCTGGAGCCTCGTGCCCTGgctcccctgcccacccctccgTGGGCCCACAGGGAGGGAGCCCTGCCCCTGTTGTACCTCATTGATCTCCTTAATCCACCGGTCGATGCCATCAAAGGACCAGCGGTTTGCGATGTCGTACACCAGGATCACACCCTGGGGAGGCAACAGGCCTCTCAGTGGCCAGCACGCAGGCCACTCAGGCACATACTCACAATGAGCTAAACAGTCATTCTACTTATTTTAAcgcaaaacacattttttaaaatttatgtgccAAATGTAGCAGCTATATGGTCATTTCCAATGATAATTTCATAAGCTCATGAAGAAACCCTCAAATGTGAAGGTGAGTTGGGTACTGGAGCTCAGTTCCCCACATTCATGAGCTGGTCCAGGGACATGGAATGTGGGGGGGACTGCAGAGCCCACCCACCTGTACAGAGAGTTCCCACAcatgtgcagacacacacacatgtgaatgTGGTACACACACAACCCACATGCCTGCATATTTATGTATGCACATGCATAAATGCACGTGAATGCACACCACTcatgcacacatatgtacaaATGCAACACATGCAACCACACCCCCCTGATGCTGAAGGCTTGGGAGTCACCAAACAGTCCACAGCACAACTTTAGATTCTGGCATCAACTTATATGTAAGCTAATTGCCTTGTCCTCCAAGTATCCATTAAAGAGCATCCCGAAAGTCATTATTAAAGTCAGTTTGACCGCCCAGTTCAAGGGATGTTACCTGTGCGCCACGAGAGTAAGAGCGGAATATGGTACAAAATCTTCCCTGACCCGATGTGTCCCTGGAAAAGATATTAGAGGCCTGTAAGAAGAAATCACTGCTTCTTGACAACAAGGATTTTGAACTTGGGAGCCAGAGCAAGTACATTTTATAATTATCAGTCAGTGGCCATCCCAAAGGAAAGTCCAAGCTCCCAACAAAACGTTGGACACATTTTCCCTGGAGAGATCCAGACCTTGAGATGTCCTTCTGGgccctttctcttttctaattaTTTGAAAAGTCAACTAGAGAAAGTAGTAATGGGTTGAAATGTgatgtgttagctgctcagtcgtgtccgactctttgcgaccccatggactatagcccgccaggctctgctgtccatgggatttaccaggcaagaatactggagtgggttgccatttcccttctccagagtaatGGGTTTCCACATAATAATTCTGACATTTCAATAAATCTAATTTaggttttttaaaagttgtttaatTTGGAGATAAAGCTATGTAGTAAGGAATGTGAGTCTACACTGAGGGAGAAAGAGGCCAAAGGATTTGGTGGGGTCACTCCACTTCAATTAACTCAAAAAACatcatgggaattccctgataTCCAGTGCTCAGCATTCCTTGCTTTCACTGCCAATggcgtaggttcaatccctggtcggggaactaagatctggcaagAAAAGATCACAAGAAGCTAGCCCTGTGGATACACCCCTATGTTCCTCAATAAGAGGAAATGATCCTGGGATGCATTCATCAGGATAAAGAAGAATAGCACTTTGGGACGGACTCCACCCTGTCTCAGGACATTCACTGAGATGGACTGACCACCCCAACCAGGCACAGTGGCTCCATTTCAGATGCCAAAGAAACAGGAGCAGCTGTTACAACAGACTTCTGAGTCCAGGAAAAGTCTGGGTTGAGAGGGGCGCCCTCAGGAGGTctctggggaggaaggaagggaaaagagatgTGAGAGTCAGCAGGATAGGGACATCGAGCGGACATCATGGAGAGAGGCTTCCCGGGCAGCCTTGGGGGCTTACTGCTGCTGGTTAGGggtaggtgggggtgggagaaggggctCTGGGCCCACTGGAGACACTTGTGGCCTTGAGAGAGATCTGGCATGGTCAGGCGGGAGAACGGAACCATGCAGGTGGCCCAAGAGAGGGGATGACACAGGAGCTAGTGATGGTGGTCAGGAAAGCCACATGGTGTAGGGGCAACCCAGGGATTAGTCACAGCAGGAAAACCCTAGTCACCCACCCCTGGAGCTGGAGGGCCAGGGGTATCATCAGAACCAAGGCTGCCGGGAGTGGGGACCAAGAAAGAGACCCAGTGCAGAGCTGGGCGACGCCCTGGCCTCTTACACTCCCATCCCCGTCCACCCTCCGCCCTGGTGAGCTTGGTCACAGCGTATGGCCCCTCTGGGCACCAGCGAGGCAGAAGAAGTCCACATGCTCTGGACTGACTCCGAGGCCCATGCAGACCTCAACTCCCTCGGGAGCCATTGGGTCAGGCTGGGGCTGAAGCAGTGGATCTTCCCTCAGATGGCATCAGAGTCCCCAAGGGGCAGGacagccccccccaccccgtgttCAGGGGTCAGGAGGGACCCCCGACTCACCAGAGCTGCAGCTTCACCCGCCGGCCGTCCAGCAGGATGGTGGTGGTCTTGTAGTCGATGCCTGTGAAAGAGGGTCGAGGCAGCTTAAGTGCCAAGCACTTCCACAAAGTCTTGTTCTGGTAAAAGGTGCAGATCAGAGAGACAATCTCATGCTGGGGGAGAAAGGACTTCCCACTGGTGGGACCCAGCGCTCACAGGGCAGCTGAACTGGGCCCCACTTGGACCCTGGCCCCCCAGCCTCACCTACCTTCTATCTGAAGCAGTCTCCAACCTCCACTCCTCCcttaccaccaccacctccagctCAGTGCCCAGGCCCCTGCCACGACCTGAGGGGTGGGCAGCAGGAGCCCCCAGAACCATTCTGCCACTGGCCCTACACATGGCCTGCTGGCCCCAGGTTTGCTGAGAGATTCTGGGCCGCCCAGTCACATACCCTTGTCTCTGCTGGACTCAGGGCTAGAACATGGCGCTCCTTTCCTCCCAAGTTATCCCACTGAGAATGTAAGGTATAAGTGTGTAGAAAATGAAATTAGTAAGGAAGTATTATCTCAACTATGCAAAGATGAAACATGTGCCTACGTGCACAAGGGTGATGAAGTAAAGTTCCTGTACTAtggcaagaaagaaaaacttagaCATAGATCGTTTTTCTGCCCACATGGACTGCCTCCCTCCTCCTTGTGTATCGGACATCTGCATTGATCACACCTCCATAGGAGACAacgtgcgtgcctgctaagtcgcttcagttgtgtccaactccttgtgaccctatgggctgtagcccaccaggctcctctgttcatgggattctccaggccagaatactggagtgggttgccatgcccccctccaggggatcgtcccgaccgagggatccaacctgcatctcctgcattgcaggcacgttctttatcgctgagccaccagggaagcccttaggagAGAACATTCCTTCTTAATTTTGTAAACCATCAGGATGGCCTGGTCAGCACTTGATAACTCCTCAGGAGATAACCTTCTTTCCTAATGTTGTGAGGGATCATGATGACCCGGATTTGCTTTGGATGAGCAGACCTAGATTATGTAAACCGTCAACATGCCTTTTGATGTATATCCCTTTGTCTCAGAAACATTTATAACTGTGCTTTGACCTGTGACAGGCAGAGCAGTCCTCAGAGCTTTCCAAAAGACAGTCTCCCAGGTTATAATTCACAGGTTGgtacaaataaaattttccatttctttcttgaaaaatgttagtctctcagtcatgtccaactctttgcaaccccatggactagggcccaccaggcttctctgttcatggaattctccaggcaagaataacggagtgggttgtcatcacctaccccaggggattttccaaacccaggggttgaaactgggcctcttgcattgcaggcagattctttaccatctgagccaccagggaaacccttcattttctttcttagactaattgattaatttttcattgacACTCATGGTGTAGTTGAGAGGATATCAGAGACACCGACCGGAGGACACCAGGGGTCTACCCTGAATGGGCGCTCAGTATCAGCCTTTTGAGCCCTGCTGGCTTCTCTGTACTCCTCAGGTGTTCTGGGGAGCTCTCCTGATATCCAGATCTCACTGTTTAAGTGATGAtcctacaacttttttttttttttttttgatcctacAACTTTTATTTAAGGTTTTCTGTACTTGACTTGGAGTCTTAAGGGGCACTGGTGAATTTCCTTGGTAGAGTCCTAGGGAAGTCTGGGCAGGATGCTCAAAGAAACATAGGCAGCTGGGGGTTTGTTAAATTTGGCTTcaattaagaagaaagaaaaaaaaaacaagttgatACATGGTCTGACCAAACAGTTTGCCAATGACACAAGCCAGCCTGCTCAGTCCCAAGAACAAGGGACATCAGCTCCTTCCCGCCACAAGGTGTCCCCAGGTGACTGAGAACCTAAGGGAGGTGTCCGGGGATCAATTCTCCAGATGAGCAGCAGTGCTAACAGCAGATCCCACTACAACACTGTTCTGGGGACACATGAGATAAAAGCTGATCACCCAGTACTCCGAGCACCCATAGTGGTTTTAGACTGTCAGAGGGTGAAACTAAGATACGTAAAAAAGTCGAGCCGATCCTGGGGGTAACACCCTGGAGAGCTAGACTCAGAAGCAGCACAAAGCTCATCAACCACACTGTCCTCAGGAAGTTGTTCAGATCATATCTCATCTCTGAATTAGGCAACCAAATCAATAATGGGAAACTGTGCTTCAGAGGCCAAACAGCTCACGGATGGACAGCCGCCTATGGGGACACAAGCTGGGTTTATGTAGAACTGATGTTTGCAAGTGCTTACTTAATTGGGAATTAAAAGAAATCCTGCCTTGAAATGACCAAGTTGGGATTCTTTTTTTGGCATTCCAGAACTGATTTTTGTGTGAACACTCAGAGGAAGCCAGCAGAGGATTTGCTGGCTATGTCAGTCAGTCTCTGACTGACCCTGCTGGCAGGGTCTCCTGGAAACTAGAGTAATAGAAAG comes from Muntiacus reevesi chromosome 18, mMunRee1.1, whole genome shotgun sequence and encodes:
- the RAB40B gene encoding ras-related protein Rab-40B, translating into MAGRSPSARCQAAGTARLAVLQGPLDPRGAGLPGHRLCAVPWAGHGRGRWRGTMSTGGSPVRAYDFLLKFLLVGDSDVGKGEILASLQDGAAESPYGHPAGIDYKTTTILLDGRRVKLQLWDTSGQGRFCTIFRSYSRGAQGVILVYDIANRWSFDGIDRWIKEINEHAPGVPKILVGNRLHLAFKRQVPTEQAQAYAERLGVTFFEVSPLCNFNITESFMELARIVLLRHGMDRLWRPSKVLSLQDLCCRAVVSCTPVHLVDRLPLPTALRSHLKSFSMATGLNARMLHGRPCSLATSSGHKRTSLRKAKGTHLPQSPPRRCSRNNCKVS